CTTCGGCCCAGTCCATATAGTATTGGTCAAGATAGCCCCACGCGCTCGCAGCCAGTGCCTCGGCGGAAAGGGCTTGCGCCGCTAGAAAATCGGCCTGCGCTTCGTCCACATACCCCCGGACGATCCACTGCTCGGCGCGATACAGGTAATTTACAGGAGCCTCCGGCTGCTGTTCAATCGCTTCCGCCAGCAAGGCGATTGGGGCCGGAACCAGCTCCATTATGCGCCACCCTCGGCGACGGTTTCAGGCAGCTCACCCGCTTCCTTGCGGGTCACGTCTTGCAGCGCCTCGACGGCCTGCGCCTGATGGGCCTGGGCGTTCGCGACATACTGCTCGTATTCCTCGCGGAAGAGCTGTACCGTCACCAGCACAGGGTTGGCCGCGAAGTCACCCAGCGCGCAGAGCGTCACGCCCTTCATCTGCGCAGGCACGGTCTCCAACAGCGTGAGGTCATGCGCCGTGCCTTCGCCGCGCAGCAAGCGCTCGTAAATCCGCTCCAGCCAGAAGGTCCCTTCACGGCAGGGCGTGCACTTTCCGCAGCTTTCGTGCTTGAAGAAGTGCGTCATTTTGGCCGCCGCCCACACGATGTCCGTGTCTTCGTCCATCAAGATGAACGATGCGGAGCCGAGCGTGCTGCCGATTTTCGCCATTTCCTCGTACGTCATCGGCGTGTCGAGCACCTCGTCGGTCACGCGGATTACCGGGCCGCTCGCGCCGGAGGGCAAAATACCCTTCAGCTTCTTGCCGCCGGGAATGCCGCCGCCATGCTCGAAGATCAGCTCGCGCATGGTCGCGCCAAGCGGCAGCTCGTAGTTGCCGGGCTTCTCGATGTGACCGCTGAGGCAGAAAATCTTGGGTCCAGGGCTTTGCGCCGTACCGATCTCTTTATAGGCGTCGGGACCGTTCACCATGATCCACGGCACGTTCGCCAGCGTCTCGACGTTGTTGACCACGGTCGGCTGGTAGTACAGGCCGCCGCCCTTCTGCGCCGGGAACGGCGGACGTACGCGCGGCTGGCCGAGCAGCCCTTGCAGGCTGTTGAGCAGCGCGCTTTCCTCACCGCAGATGTACGCGCCTGCGCCCAGGTGCACGAACATGTCGCAGCTCCAGCCAGAGCCGAGCACGTTTTCGCCCACGAGGTTCGCCTGGCGCGCCTCTTCGATGCGCTCTTCCAGCGCGTGCGCGATGTCCCAGAACTCGCCACGGCAGTAGATGTACACCGCCGTCGCCTGAATTGCGTAGGCCGCGATCATCGCGCCTTCGACGAGCTGGTGCGGGTTCTTCTCGATGATCTGCCGGTCCTTAAAGGTGCCCGGCTCACTTTCGTCCGCATTGACCACCACATACTTGATCGCCGCGTCCTGGGGGATGAAGCTCCACTTACGCCCCGTCGAGAACCCCGCGCCGCCGCGACCGCGCAGATTGGAATCGAGCACGGTCTGGATCACGTCCGGCGGAGTCATTTGGAGCGCTTTGCGCAGCCCTTCATAACCGCCGT
This window of the Aggregatilinea lenta genome carries:
- the nuoF gene encoding NADH-quinone oxidoreductase subunit NuoF, translating into MAHILLRDLDIPDIWQFDTYVANGGYEGLRKALQMTPPDVIQTVLDSNLRGRGGAGFSTGRKWSFIPQDAAIKYVVVNADESEPGTFKDRQIIEKNPHQLVEGAMIAAYAIQATAVYIYCRGEFWDIAHALEERIEEARQANLVGENVLGSGWSCDMFVHLGAGAYICGEESALLNSLQGLLGQPRVRPPFPAQKGGGLYYQPTVVNNVETLANVPWIMVNGPDAYKEIGTAQSPGPKIFCLSGHIEKPGNYELPLGATMRELIFEHGGGIPGGKKLKGILPSGASGPVIRVTDEVLDTPMTYEEMAKIGSTLGSASFILMDEDTDIVWAAAKMTHFFKHESCGKCTPCREGTFWLERIYERLLRGEGTAHDLTLLETVPAQMKGVTLCALGDFAANPVLVTVQLFREEYEQYVANAQAHQAQAVEALQDVTRKEAGELPETVAEGGA